GGGCAGTTCCTCTTCCAGGCTCCGCCCAGGGACATAATCGAAGACTTTCTGCAGCCTGGATCCGACCAGGCGGAAGATATCAAATACCGGCACATCATTGGGGCAGGCCTCCTGGCACAGGCCGCACCCTACGCATGAGACGCCCATATGATTAAGCCTGGTCAAATGGAAAAAGAGGGTATCGGTCGGCATCCTTAAAGCCCCTCTCTTTGAAGCCCTTCCCAGATACTTATCGGCCTCCAGCTCAAAGGTCGGAGAATCGAAGAAACACTCCTTACAATAGCAAATGGGGCAAGCATCCCGGCAATTGTGGCAATTGATGCAGGGAGCGAAAACGGGGAGCAGTTTATCCAGTCCATGAGTCTGCTCAATGGTACGCGCAAAAACTTCATCTCTCCTTTTGATCCTTTGAGCAACCAACTTGTCGATCGCTTCCTGCCTCCCCTGAATGCTGCCAGCTTTTACTCCCAGCCCTTCCAATATTCTCTCCCCTTCTTTCGTGGCGGCATGAAGGAGGAATCCCTTGTTCAAATCCATACCGATCAAGCCAATAGTCAGGTCCGCATTGATTGGAACGGAATACTCGCAGATCTGGCAAGCCTCTCTGAGGAGAGGATCGTCTTTCCCTGACTTGGCGTTGTCCAAGAATCGCTGGGTGGGTGATGGGCCTTCCTTAGCAAATTTACCGTAGTCGCATACGGAGTAGGTGCCAAAGCAATCCATTCCTATCAAGACCAGATTCTCCAATGAGGCCTGCTTCAGTTTCACCAGTTCTATCAGCGCCCTGAGTTCGCAAGGTCTCAAGACGACGCCTATTTTCTTTGCACTTGAAGCCACCTTGGTCATCGCGGACACGATGCGCGCCGAGTTGATCGGCAACACCGGAGCCAGCGGGTTTATTGATTTAATTTTCTCAGGGCTGGTGATCAGGGTTTGCACCACGTTAGCACCTGAGGGAAGTTCATGGGGAATGAGCAACGCATCAACTAATCCCTTCTTCAGTAATTCACCGAATAGGTTATTGATACCCTCTATTAATTTACCCTCGCTGACTTCAATGATGGCGTCCGTTGCCATATTACACCTCTTCAGACTAATCTCCCCACACTCAGGGAGGGGTTCGTTGCTGCGAAAAATCCCTTCGGCTGCTCATTAAGTAGACCAGCACTCTTTCAATGGGCTGGGTCCTTTCTTCTTGATCTCAGCCGTGATCTCATTCATCGTCCTGGCAAACTTCGGCGCCTCGGAAGCGCCGATCCATCTGACCCAGACCCGATCATTCTCCAATCCCAGAGTGTCCAGGACAGTCTTCAGTGCGGTCATCCTTCTTCTTGCCTTATAGTTGCCTGATACGTAATGGCAATCACCCGGCTCACATCCGCCCAAGATGACCGCATCGGCTCCCTCCAGCAAGGCTCGGAGGATATAGACAGGGTCGACCATGCCGCTGCACATCACCCGGATGGGACGGATATTAGGGGGATATTCCAGCCTTGTAGTGCCGGCTAGGTCAGCCGCGGTAGACGTACACCAGTTGCAAAAGAAACCAACTATGCTAGGCTCAAACTCGCTATCCACTTCTCAACCTCCGCTCACGCGGCCACATCCGTCATGGACAAGGCCTGCTTTGAGGTAAATCCTCTCAGAGTTGTCGCCCCGCTGGGGCAGGCTGCAGCACAAGCCCCGCAACCCTGACACAAAGCCTCCCTCACTACCACCACGCGCTTTTCCACATCCTTGAACCTGGCTCCGTAAGGGCACACCTGGATGCAAATCTCGCATCCGGCGCATCGTCTTGCATTCACCGCGGAGACAATCCTCCCCGATTCAAGTTTTTCCCTTCTGAGCAAAGATACCGCTCTTTGGGCAGCGGCCTGCGCCTGGGCTATGGTTTCCCCTATGTTTCGCGGAGAGAGCGCCAGGCCACAGGCAAAGATACCTTCTCTGGCAAAATCCACCGGACGGAACTTGACCTCAGCCTCTTCAAAGAACCCATCTTGCGTCAGCTCTAAATCCAACATCCCCGCCAGACTCTTATTGTCCTCGGGAAGGATCGCCGGACTGAGTACGACCAGATCAGCCTTGAACGCCAACTGCCCTCCCAACACCGGATCCCGGACTTGAACTTTCAGGCCATTCCCTTCCTCTCTGACCTCCGGCTTTTCATCCGCTTCGTAGCGACTGAACAAGACTCCCTGCTCTCTGGCTCGGGTATAATATTCCTCTGAGAAACCGTAGCTCATCATCTCTCGATACAGAATCGAAATCTGCAGGCCCGGGTTCTTCTGCTTCAGATTCAAGGCATTTCTCAAAGCCTGACTGCAACAAATCCGGCTGCAGTAAGACCTGTCGGCATCCATTGACCCCACACATTGAATCATCACCACCGAGTTCAGGCGCTTGGGATCGAGATCGCCCGAGGCAAGTCTCTTCTCCAACTCACTTTGGGTAAAGACATTAGCGCTCTGCCCGTATGAATACTCGTTTGGCTGATATTCGTGGCCGCCGGTGGCTATAATAATCGCCCCCACCTCGACGGGTGAAAGCTCTGCATCTTTGTTTTTCAGTGTTACCGTAAACCCCCCAGCATAGCCGGTGATCCCGAGAACCTCGGTTTCCTTGTACAGGTGAAGCATGGGGTTGGACTCGGTTTTTCCCATCAGATCTTTCAGCAAGGCCTGCGGATCATTGCCTCCCAGAGTAGAGTAGATATGCTGCAGATTGCCCCCCAGCTCGCCTGACTTCTCCACCATGTGAACTTCAAAGCCCTGCTCAACGATGGATGCCGCCGAAACCAGCCCGGCAAGCCCGCCGCCGATAACCAAAGCTTTGTGGTTCACCGGACTCCCGACAAGAGGCATGGCCTGTTCCAGCCGTATCTTTTCTGAGGCCATCGCCAGCATGCTCTTTGCCTTTTCAGTAGCCAGAGGTTTGTTGCCTTTGTGGACCCAGCAAATGTCTTCCCGAAGATTCACAATTTGGACATAAGGGGTTTTTATCTCCCCTGTAGCCCCACGGAGCAGAGAACACCCGGCCAAAACCACCCGGTCGGCCTTATACTCCTCGATCTTTTGGTTCAACCCTTCCAGGGCTTCTTTTCGACAAAGATACGGCACTTCGTCGCAAGCGACTACGCTGGTCAGGTCCCGGCTTGAGGCAACGAGCTTATCGATATCAACTATCGAGCCAACTTCCTCCCCACAGCGACAAATGAAGATCGCCGTTCTGGGTTCCTCTTCTGAAGTATCCGCCGGATAGCTTTGGGAAACGGCAACCTCGCCTCGGCAGGAGGAAAGCAGTTTGGAGGCTTGGCAAGCTGCAGCACCGGCCCCGATCAGGCTATCCGCAATATCCTTTGGCCCGGAGGCGGAGCCGCAAACATATATTCCCTCTTTTGTAGTTGCCGTCGGAGAGAATTCGCTGGTCCGGCAAAAACCCCATTTGTTCGATTCGATACCGAGTACCCGGCTGAGCTCCCCGAATTGATTGGAGGGGGACTGCCCAATGGAGAGGACCACCATCTCGAATTGCCTCTTTTGCAGGCTTCCATCGTCCGCTTCCGACGTGAAATACAAGTCGCCGGTTCGGGGATCACCCTTAACCACGGGAATACGGCAACGGCTGAAGTTGACCCCATACTTCGACCTTGCCTCCAGATAATACCGATAGTACCCTTTGCCAAAAGTCCGCATATCCATGAAAAAGATATGCGCATCAAGCTGAGGATTTTTCTCCTTAGCCATCATGGCTTCCTTCAAAGCGTACATGCAACAGGCCGAAGAACAGTAATCGCGCTCCCTGCATCTTGAGCCCACGCATTGCAGGAAGGCGATCGATTGAGGAATCTTGCCATCGGAAGGACGAACCAGCTTCCCTTGTGACGGACCTGAGGCGCTCAGCAATCTCTCCAACTCGATACTGGTTACGACATTCGGATAACGCTTGTGCCCATACTGAGCCAGAGACGTTGTATCAAATTCCTCAAAGCCCGAGGATACAATAACAGCGCCCACCTTCAACTCTCTGACTTTATCCTCTTTGGAAAGGTTTATAGCGTCAACCGGGCATTTTTTAACGCAGGCTTCGCACCGGCTGCAGTTATCCCAATCAATGACATAATTGTTGGACCCGAGCAATGGACGGCGAACATAAATAGCCTTTCGCTTCCCCAACCCTTCATTGAACTCATCAGCGACCTCTACAGGGCAGACCTGGGTGCAAAGCCCGCAGCCAATGCACAAGTCCTTTCTCACTCCTGATGGCTTATTCCTCAGGGAGACTGAGAAATCACCTGCTGTCCCTTCCACCTTCATCACTTCAGTCAGAGGCAGGAGTTCAATATTGGGATGGATCAAACCCTTCCTAAGGCAGTATTGGGAAGAGAAGTCCCGGCCAAAGGTAGGCAGCACCTTGCACATGCCACAGTGGTTATCGGGGAACCACTTATCCAACTGCACCAGGGT
This genomic stretch from Dehalococcoidia bacterium harbors:
- a CDS encoding Coenzyme F420 hydrogenase/dehydrogenase, beta subunit C-terminal domain, yielding MATDAIIEVSEGKLIEGINNLFGELLKKGLVDALLIPHELPSGANVVQTLITSPEKIKSINPLAPVLPINSARIVSAMTKVASSAKKIGVVLRPCELRALIELVKLKQASLENLVLIGMDCFGTYSVCDYGKFAKEGPSPTQRFLDNAKSGKDDPLLREACQICEYSVPINADLTIGLIGMDLNKGFLLHAATKEGERILEGLGVKAGSIQGRQEAIDKLVAQRIKRRDEVFARTIEQTHGLDKLLPVFAPCINCHNCRDACPICYCKECFFDSPTFELEADKYLGRASKRGALRMPTDTLFFHLTRLNHMGVSCVGCGLCQEACPNDVPVFDIFRLVGSRLQKVFDYVPGRSLEEELPLTTFKANELEEVGH
- a CDS encoding hydrogenase iron-sulfur subunit translates to MDSEFEPSIVGFFCNWCTSTAADLAGTTRLEYPPNIRPIRVMCSGMVDPVYILRALLEGADAVILGGCEPGDCHYVSGNYKARRRMTALKTVLDTLGLENDRVWVRWIGASEAPKFARTMNEITAEIKKKGPSPLKECWST
- a CDS encoding FAD-dependent oxidoreductase, whose protein sequence is MEGKILVIGAGIGGLKASLDLAESGFKVYLCDRSPDIGGTLVQLDKWFPDNHCGMCKVLPTFGRDFSSQYCLRKGLIHPNIELLPLTEVMKVEGTAGDFSVSLRNKPSGVRKDLCIGCGLCTQVCPVEVADEFNEGLGKRKAIYVRRPLLGSNNYVIDWDNCSRCEACVKKCPVDAINLSKEDKVRELKVGAVIVSSGFEEFDTTSLAQYGHKRYPNVVTSIELERLLSASGPSQGKLVRPSDGKIPQSIAFLQCVGSRCRERDYCSSACCMYALKEAMMAKEKNPQLDAHIFFMDMRTFGKGYYRYYLEARSKYGVNFSRCRIPVVKGDPRTGDLYFTSEADDGSLQKRQFEMVVLSIGQSPSNQFGELSRVLGIESNKWGFCRTSEFSPTATTKEGIYVCGSASGPKDIADSLIGAGAAACQASKLLSSCRGEVAVSQSYPADTSEEEPRTAIFICRCGEEVGSIVDIDKLVASSRDLTSVVACDEVPYLCRKEALEGLNQKIEEYKADRVVLAGCSLLRGATGEIKTPYVQIVNLREDICWVHKGNKPLATEKAKSMLAMASEKIRLEQAMPLVGSPVNHKALVIGGGLAGLVSAASIVEQGFEVHMVEKSGELGGNLQHIYSTLGGNDPQALLKDLMGKTESNPMLHLYKETEVLGITGYAGGFTVTLKNKDAELSPVEVGAIIIATGGHEYQPNEYSYGQSANVFTQSELEKRLASGDLDPKRLNSVVMIQCVGSMDADRSYCSRICCSQALRNALNLKQKNPGLQISILYREMMSYGFSEEYYTRAREQGVLFSRYEADEKPEVREEGNGLKVQVRDPVLGGQLAFKADLVVLSPAILPEDNKSLAGMLDLELTQDGFFEEAEVKFRPVDFAREGIFACGLALSPRNIGETIAQAQAAAQRAVSLLRREKLESGRIVSAVNARRCAGCEICIQVCPYGARFKDVEKRVVVVREALCQGCGACAAACPSGATTLRGFTSKQALSMTDVAA